From Gimesia panareensis, the proteins below share one genomic window:
- the pyrE gene encoding orotate phosphoribosyltransferase, giving the protein MFDRDKLIELFRERALKFGDFTLASGKKSTYYLDGKQVVLHSHGLRLVSAGLLEMLEDVEFDAIGGMSIGADPIVAGVLAVAAEQGKSLNGFMVRKEPKGHGTNKYVEGPVQPGDKVVIVDDVITTAGSALLSVDRAEEFGCKVVQALGVVDRLQGGAANFAKRDIPFKALLSIRDFGIEPPAEDQ; this is encoded by the coding sequence ATGTTTGATCGCGACAAGCTGATCGAGTTGTTTCGGGAGCGGGCTTTAAAATTCGGCGACTTCACGCTGGCCTCGGGTAAAAAGAGCACTTATTACCTCGACGGGAAACAGGTGGTTCTGCATTCACACGGTCTGCGTCTGGTCAGTGCCGGGCTGCTGGAAATGCTGGAAGATGTCGAATTCGACGCGATCGGCGGAATGTCGATCGGAGCCGACCCGATCGTGGCTGGTGTGCTGGCGGTCGCCGCCGAGCAGGGAAAATCGCTGAACGGGTTCATGGTCCGCAAAGAACCCAAGGGGCACGGTACGAATAAATATGTCGAAGGTCCCGTGCAGCCGGGCGATAAGGTGGTGATCGTGGATGACGTGATTACGACCGCCGGCAGTGCACTGCTGTCTGTCGATCGGGCAGAAGAGTTCGGTTGCAAGGTCGTGCAGGCGCTGGGCGTGGTCGACCGTCTGCAGGGTGGGGCTGCCAACTTTGCCAAACGCGATATCCCCTTTAAGGCACTGCTCTCGATTCGCGATTTCGGCATTGAGCCCCCCGCGGAAGATCAGTGA